The Enterococcus rotai genome includes a window with the following:
- a CDS encoding zinc ribbon domain-containing protein, protein MKYCIQCGKELKTGAKFCSACGKRQNQEQTETTTVETVLEKGAQIQSTINEQLKSNQTVQQLTKESKNYFSWLNSQIKGNNTNTEQASSIFGVINFLILSVVNSLAISRSMLRMDGYGAETVLSLFIENLFVIGIYFTLFGLVYFVASTKISKKKGSFIVKFSALFRSTSLAVYISLGAFVCSFLIRDSYMIVMGLLCLVALMVSFSFTDHLWKREDILSRFGLTLLVLLGSFVVIFLLFNLVGGSKLLELFLENLK, encoded by the coding sequence ATGAAGTATTGTATTCAATGTGGCAAAGAACTGAAGACTGGGGCAAAATTTTGCTCTGCTTGTGGTAAAAGGCAAAATCAAGAGCAAACAGAAACGACAACAGTAGAGACTGTTTTAGAAAAAGGGGCACAAATCCAATCCACAATAAATGAGCAACTGAAAAGCAATCAAACGGTCCAGCAGCTAACGAAAGAAAGCAAAAATTATTTTAGTTGGCTTAATAGCCAAATCAAAGGAAACAATACCAATACAGAACAAGCGAGTTCCATTTTTGGTGTTATCAACTTTTTAATTTTGAGCGTTGTGAACAGTCTAGCCATTAGTCGGAGCATGTTAAGGATGGATGGTTACGGGGCTGAAACGGTACTATCATTATTTATTGAAAATTTGTTCGTGATCGGCATTTACTTTACACTTTTTGGCTTGGTCTATTTCGTAGCAAGTACCAAAATATCAAAGAAAAAGGGCTCATTCATCGTTAAATTTTCAGCGTTGTTTCGTTCAACAAGCTTAGCGGTTTATATTAGTCTAGGCGCTTTCGTCTGTTCTTTTTTGATAAGAGATTCTTATATGATCGTGATGGGCTTGCTGTGTTTAGTAGCTTTGATGGTTAGTTTCTCATTTACGGATCATTTGTGGAAAAGAGAAGATATCTTAAGTCGTTTTGGGCTAACCTTACTAGTATTGTTAGGATCATTTGTAGTCATATTCTTATTATTTAATCTTGTAGGCGGTTCGAAATTGCTTGAACTTTTTTTGGAAAACCTTAAGTAA
- a CDS encoding Cof-type HAD-IIB family hydrolase → MDVKAIVLDIDGTLLNDEKKLTRQTRTALIDAQKNGIKVILASGRPTPGMLKYVEELEMDRYNGLLVSYNGAHVLDVSTQKELFSQPLSIESSKNILEHLKQYDVKPMIAKDDYMYVNNVFDGMLDLGSADGLFNIIEYESRGGNFQLCEKDDLAAFVDFPLHKILVAAQPEYLQEHWQKILAPFEQTVSGMFSAPMYFEFTDQGIDKANALEQTLKPLGIHEEHIISFGDGHNDLSLIKYAGMGIAMGNAVDELKKAADKITLSNNEDGIAKALADLL, encoded by the coding sequence ATGGATGTAAAAGCGATAGTTTTAGATATTGATGGGACACTTTTGAATGATGAAAAAAAACTGACTAGGCAAACCAGAACAGCGTTGATCGATGCGCAAAAAAATGGCATTAAAGTCATTCTTGCCTCAGGCAGACCAACTCCTGGTATGCTGAAATATGTTGAAGAATTAGAGATGGATCGCTATAATGGTCTGCTTGTTTCTTATAATGGGGCCCATGTCCTTGATGTAAGTACTCAAAAAGAACTATTCAGCCAACCCCTTTCGATCGAAAGTAGTAAAAATATATTAGAGCATCTTAAACAATATGATGTAAAACCAATGATTGCTAAAGACGACTATATGTATGTCAATAATGTCTTTGATGGGATGTTGGATCTAGGCTCAGCGGATGGGCTGTTCAACATTATCGAATACGAATCGCGTGGCGGTAATTTTCAATTATGTGAAAAAGATGATTTAGCGGCTTTTGTTGATTTTCCTTTACACAAAATTTTGGTTGCTGCTCAACCTGAGTATTTACAAGAACACTGGCAAAAAATTCTTGCACCGTTTGAACAAACCGTTAGCGGGATGTTTTCAGCACCAATGTATTTTGAATTTACGGATCAGGGTATTGATAAGGCCAATGCTTTAGAGCAAACATTAAAACCTTTAGGCATCCATGAAGAACATATCATTTCATTTGGCGATGGACATAACGATTTGTCCTTGATTAAATATGCTGGAATGGGGATAGCCATGGGGAATGCGGTCGATGAGTTGAAGAAAGCTGCAGATAAAATCACATTATCTAATAATGAAGATGGCATAGCGAAAGCCTTAGCTGACTTACTATAA
- a CDS encoding MurR/RpiR family transcriptional regulator yields MNLIVKLKKLERLTTSEQALVDYILDYPGKVIHFSPKELAEHSFVSISTIYRLINKLDLDGLNDLKLALVNDLNEHMTDQIIDIDYPISAEDNHYAMTKKLKTVYEQTLQSTIDINNVEMIASTNLLLKKAKFIDIYASSANIYFAQNFQFQMLEIGKRINVPIDDYTQNLSAANSTSDHLAIVVSYEGRGSSIKKIIDILQKNNSQILLITSQNSTLLKEKVDGILLFSSMENHYNKISSFSTRMSLMYLFDRLYLSFFNQDYEKNLAYKLENYQKMNPNLI; encoded by the coding sequence ATGAATTTAATCGTAAAATTGAAAAAACTAGAGCGACTTACCACAAGTGAACAAGCACTTGTTGACTACATTCTCGATTATCCAGGCAAAGTGATTCATTTTTCACCAAAGGAATTGGCAGAACATTCTTTTGTCTCTATTTCAACGATATACCGCCTGATCAATAAACTTGATCTTGATGGCTTGAACGATCTTAAACTAGCTTTAGTCAATGATCTAAATGAGCACATGACAGATCAAATTATTGATATTGATTACCCCATTTCAGCAGAAGATAATCATTATGCCATGACTAAGAAACTAAAGACAGTCTATGAACAAACGCTCCAGTCAACGATTGATATCAATAATGTTGAAATGATCGCTTCTACTAATTTACTCCTTAAAAAGGCAAAGTTTATCGATATTTACGCTTCATCTGCAAACATTTATTTTGCCCAAAACTTTCAATTTCAAATGCTGGAAATCGGGAAAAGAATCAACGTTCCGATTGATGACTACACGCAAAATTTATCCGCTGCCAATAGCACGTCTGATCATCTTGCGATTGTTGTCTCTTACGAAGGACGCGGCTCCAGCATAAAAAAAATCATAGACATTTTGCAGAAAAATAATAGCCAGATTCTACTGATCACATCCCAAAACAGCACACTTCTAAAAGAAAAAGTCGATGGTATTTTACTATTTTCCTCAATGGAAAACCACTATAACAAGATTTCATCTTTCTCAACACGGATGTCCTTGATGTATCTCTTCGATCGTTTATATCTTAGTTTTTTTAATCAAGATTATGAAAAAAATCTAGCTTATAAACTAGAAAACTATCAAAAGATGAATCCAAATTTGATTTAG
- a CDS encoding VOC family protein, with product MKIEHIGLWVKDLENMRTFYETYFNATASELYHNTKTSFHSYFLTFADGARLEIMQREDVIDRNLENEMLGFAHLAISLGTKDNVDNLTNILVMEGYTLLSPVRTTGDGYYESVIADPEGNRLELTV from the coding sequence ATGAAAATTGAACACATAGGTTTGTGGGTCAAAGACTTAGAAAATATGCGTACATTTTACGAAACCTATTTTAATGCAACGGCTTCTGAGCTTTATCACAACACAAAAACAAGTTTCCATTCTTATTTTTTAACGTTTGCGGATGGCGCTAGGCTTGAAATCATGCAACGAGAGGATGTTATAGATCGTAATTTAGAGAACGAAATGCTTGGATTTGCTCATTTAGCGATTTCTTTAGGCACTAAGGATAACGTTGATAATCTCACCAACATATTAGTGATGGAAGGCTATACGCTATTAAGTCCAGTTCGGACTACTGGAGATGGCTATTATGAATCTGTTATTGCGGATCCAGAAGGAAATCGTTTAGAATTAACTGTTTAA